The Candidatus Tumulicola sp. region ATACGGCCAAAGGATACAAGTACGTCGTTTTGCATACGTTCGACGGCGGCGTCGACGGCGCGAATCCCTACGCCCGCTTGATGCTTGGCGCCGGAGGGAAACTGTACGGGACTACAGTCAACGGCGGCGGCGGAGCCGGAACGGTTTTCGAATTGCTGCCGGGCAAAGCGCCCCGTACCGAACGCGTATTGTATGCCTTTACGCAGAGCGCTCAGGGCGCCAATCCGTCCGCCGGCGACCTAACCACCGACGCGAAGGGCGCAATCTACGGCACCACGCAATATGGCGGCGCCTACGGGCAGGGCACCGTCTTCGAGTTGTCGCCCGCAAAGGGAGCCCATAAGGAAAAAGTGCTGTACAGCTTCGGTGCGAACGCAAACGACGGTACGCAGCCATACGCCGGGGTCACCTTTGACCGGGTGGGAAACATATACGGCACCACGTCCCTCGGCGGCGAAGGTTACGGCAACGTCTTTGAGCTGACTCCTTCGAAGAGCGGATGGACCGAACAGATCATCCACACGTTCGGGAACGTGACCGACGGCGGAACTCCGTACGCCGGCCTAAGCCTCGATGCGCAAGGCAATCTCTTCGGCTCGACTACGCAAGGTCCGGGCGGCGGAGGGGGCACGTTTTTCGAACTGACGCCTTCAAACGGAAGCTGGTCGTTCAACACGATCTACAGTCTGTCGGGATGGGGGATCTCGGGCGAATTCCGCACTGCTTACCTCGACCCAAGCGACAACATTGTTGGGACGACCCATTGCGACGGTCAGTACAGTGCCGGCTCGGTGTTTGAACTGCAGCGCTCGGGGAGTACCTACAATTACGTCGACCTGTACGATTTC contains the following coding sequences:
- a CDS encoding choice-of-anchor tandem repeat GloVer-containing protein; its protein translation is MNYRLPFGFVTLLIAVAGCSGVANMPSASANQAAFSPSVQASGRTVRSRPRGSSRFQIIHSFQNSADGGNPFAGLTVDSAGNFYGTTSSGGSGYGTAFELKNTAKGYKYVVLHTFDGGVDGANPYARLMLGAGGKLYGTTVNGGGGAGTVFELLPGKAPRTERVLYAFTQSAQGANPSAGDLTTDAKGAIYGTTQYGGAYGQGTVFELSPAKGAHKEKVLYSFGANANDGTQPYAGVTFDRVGNIYGTTSLGGEGYGNVFELTPSKSGWTEQIIHTFGNVTDGGTPYAGLSLDAQGNLFGSTTQGPGGGGGTFFELTPSNGSWSFNTIYSLSGWGISGEFRTAYLDPSDNIVGTTHCDGQYSAGSVFELQRSGSTYNYVDLYDFTGGTDGQYVFSNPAFDAQGDIFGTTNVGGSGYGVVWEVRAAGKTGRRHV